The genomic interval CGTCACCGGCCACGCGATGGGCGCCGCCGGGGCGATAGAGGCCGCGCTCACCGCCCTGACGGTCTTCCACGCGACCACCCCGCCCACGGCCAACCTCCAAAACCCGCTCGGTGAGGCCGAGTTGGACCTGGTGAGCGGCACGGCCAGAACCGGCAAGGTCTCCCTGGCGCTCAGCAACTCGTTCGGCTTCGGCGGGCAGAACGCGGTGCTGGCCTTCCGGCCCGCTTGAGTGGTGGGCGGAGTGGTGGGCGGGTTCGGCGTAGTGCAGGTCGAACGGATCAATCACGGTGATCGCGCCCCTCAATGAGCTGGTCGATGATCTGGAAACGGTTGGCCGGGAATTGAGCGAAGGATAATGATCAATATCTTGTGGCCGGACCGAGGCGCGACGTGGAGCCGCTGAACGGGCTGTCCCGTTCTCCGGCCGATGCGTCCGTACGACCCCGACCCGGCTCGCGACAGGAGACGCGGATGGCGCGAACGCGCATTCCCAATACCCGGCTGCGCGCGCTGATCGAGGAGACGGACTGGACCCAGGGCGGTCTCGCACGTGCGGTGAACGCGGTGGCGGCCGAGGCGGGGCTGGTCCTGCGGTACGACCGCACCACGGTGTCCCACTGGCTGACGGGCAGCCGTCCCATGCCACGCGTGCAGCCGTTCGCCTGCGAGGCGCTCGGCCGGCGCTGCGGTCGTGTCATCACGGCGGAGGAGGCGGGCTTCGCGGGCCAAGTCGCCGTTGGCCCCGTGCAGTTGGCGCCTGCGGACGCCAACGGTCTCGTCGGCCTGCTCCACGCACTGTCCGGCCCGATTCCTTACCGGCCCGCACGGACCCGTCCGGTGAGCCGGGCCTCGGGTACGGGTAGAGGTACGGCCGCAGTGGTCGGGGTGGTGCGGGCGCCGTGCGCGAGGAACTCGGCATCCTTGTTCTTCACCCGGACCCTCCAAGCACAGGGGGGCGGATTCGCGCGCGGCACCCTGCGCACGTACCTGACCGAGGCGGTGGCCGGTCAACTGCGAAGCGTGCGAGGCGAGTTGCGGCGGGAGCGATACGCCGAGGCATCACAACTCACCCTCGTCCTGGGCCGGATGTACGCGGACGACCTGCGCAACGGCGAGGCTCAGCACTGCTACCTGGCGGCACGGGACTTGGCGATCACGGCCGGGAACCGGGAGTTGACCGTGATCGCCCTGCGGACCCTGAGCGTGCAGG from Streptomyces sp. NBC_01288 carries:
- a CDS encoding tetratricopeptide repeat protein; translation: MARTRIPNTRLRALIEETDWTQGGLARAVNAVAAEAGLVLRYDRTTVSHWLTGSRPMPRVQPFACEALGRRCGRVITAEEAGFAGQVAVGPVQLAPADANGLVGLLHALSGPIPYRPARTRPVSRASGTGRGTAAVVGVVRAPCARNSASLFFTRTLQAQGGGFARGTLRTYLTEAVAGQLRSVRGELRRERYAEASQLTLVLGRMYADDLRNGEAQHCYLAARDLAITAGNRELTVIALRTLSVQAYGLGHPRIADEVARAAVRIAHAAPRAVRAFAQAQLAVTAASCGERTDALRALSEAESGVGPEEAGRHPFESYARADLEFQRGEALLALREPAEAVPAFEYALAARALDDRRGAALTRLRLADVLLRLGRVDETRALERELREEADGLRSAAVTRRKQELRRSLLRLSGGRRAG